A window of Rhododendron vialii isolate Sample 1 chromosome 13a, ASM3025357v1 contains these coding sequences:
- the LOC131312977 gene encoding berberine bridge enzyme-like 8 — MRTSRFAIASFLAIFFIPFSWATSYEDFVNCLEDNSHPSYPTSSIIYTRDNPSYSSVLQTYIRNLRFNETSTPKPMFIITALHASHIQASIVCAKQHSLQMKIRSGGHDFEGISYWSENPFFVLDLFNLGAINVSIETESAWVQTGATLGEVYYRIAEKSKTHGFPAGVCPTVGVGGHFSGGGYGNMMRKYGLSVDNIVDAEVIDVNGRILDREAMGEDLFWAINGAGASSFVVLLSYKIKLVQVPAKVTVFNVTRTLAQNATNLVYRWQNVADKLHDDIFIRLILEVINDSSSRQKTIQATFFTLFLGDSNQLLSLMDHSFPELGLTKSNCIEMSWLESVVYYTSFPIGTPVNALLSRIPQVLTHLKRKSDYLKKPIPKKGLESIFKKMLELEAPMLTFNPYGGKMARISPLAKPFPHRKGNICKIQYAANWNEDGVEVAKHYVELTRKLYDYMTPYVSKSPRESFWNYRDLDLGINNHNIGEDHSYTQGAAHGIKYFKAANFNRLVMIKTQVDPANFFRNEQSIPLLPSFNYEL, encoded by the exons ATGAGAACTTCACGTTTTGCAATAGCTTCATTTCTTGCAATCTTTTTCATACCTTTCTCATGGGCAACTTCTTATGAAGACTTCGTAAATTGCCTTGAAGACAATTCTCACCCCTCCTACCCAACATCTTCAATTATCTACACCCGCGACAACCCTTCCTACTCTTCTGTTTTGCAAACCTACATACGAAACCTTCGATTCAACGAAACAAGTACGCCAAAACCAATGTTTATTATAACCGCATTGCATGCATCCCACATTCAAGCATCCATTGTATGTGCCAAACAACACAGTCTTCAGATGAAAATCCGAAGTGGGGGCCACGATTTCGAGGGCATCTCTTATTGGTCCGAAAATCCATTTTTTGTCCTTGACTTGTTCAACCTTGGGGCAATCAATGTAAGTATCGAAACTGAGAGTGCTTGGGTTCAAACTGGGGCAACCCTGGGAGAGGTTTACTATAGGATTGCTGAAAAAAGCAAGACTCATGGCTTTCCCGCCGGAGTTTGCCCGACAGTTGGAGTTGGTGGTCATTTTAGTGGAGGTGGGTATGGAAATATGATGAGAAAATACGGTCTTTCGGTTGACAATATTGTTGATGCAGAGGTTATCGATGTTAATGGACGGATTCTAGATCGAGAAGCTATGGGGGAGGATTTGTTTTGGGCCATTAACGGAGCTGGAGCGTCTAGCTTTGTGGTGCTTCTTTCCTACAAAATCAAGTTGGTGCAAGTACCAGCCAAG GTAACTGTTTTCAATGTTACGAGGACGTTGGCGCAAAACGCAACCAATTTAGTATACCGCTGGCAAAATGTTGCGGATAAGTTACACGACGACATCTTCATTAGACTCATCCTAGAAGTGATTAACGACAGCTCAAGCAGACAAAAGACCATTCAAGCAACATTTTTCACCTTGTTCCTCGGAGACTCGAATCAACTCCTCTCTCTAATGGACCATAGTTTCCCCGAATTAGGTTTGACAAAGTCAAACTGTATCGAGATGAGTTGGCTTGAATCAGTTGTCTATTACACTAGCTTCCCGATCGGAACACCTGTCAACGCTCTCCTAAGCCGGATTCCTCAGGTCCTCACCCATCTTAAAAGAAAATCCGACTACCTAAAGAAACCAATCCCGAAAAAAGGGCTGGAATCTATATTCAAGAAAATGCTCGAATTGGAAGCTCCAATGTTGACTTTCAATCCTTACGGTGGAAAGATGGCGAGGATTTCTCCTTTAGCGAAACCTTTCCCCCATCGTAAGGGGAATATATGTAAGATTCAGTATGCAGCAAATTGGAATGAAGATGGGGTTGAGGTGGCAAAACATTATGTGGAATTGACAAGAAAGTTGTATGATTATATGACTCCATATGTATCTAAATCGCCAAGGGAGTCATTTTGGAACTATAGGGATCTTGACTTGGGTATCAACAACCATAATATTGGGGAGGATCATAGTTATACCCAAGGAGCTGCTCATGGGATTAAGTACTTCAAGGCAGCAAATTTCAATAGGCTGGTGATGATAAAGACCCAGGTTGATCCTGCTAATTTCTTTAGGAATGAGCAAAGCATTCCACTTCTTCCATCCTTTAATTATGAATTGTAG
- the LOC131312978 gene encoding berberine bridge enzyme-like 8 — translation MKTPISLFFSLVSLLPFITFPASSQNLENFLQCLSLQFPNSSSITNVTYTQQNSSYESVLEAAIRNRRFNTPSTPKPIVIVTPLLESHIQATIHCSKEHGMNFRIRSGGHDYEGLSYVSSETPFVILDLVNFRSVEIDVGNGTAWVQSGATIGELYNTISKASSTLGFTAGVWSTVGVGGHFSGGGYGWVTRKYGLASDNVIDARLIDVNGRILDRKSMGEDLFWAIRGGGGASFGVILAWKINLVSVPETVTVFRIPRTLEQNATSLVHRWQYVADKMDKNLTVRIFLRRVNSSQGGNGTTVEAAFTSLYLGGIDTLLPLMQQSFPELGLVRENCTEMSWIQSVLNFGGFSINQSVDVLLNRSSVVDNLYFKGKSDFVTEPISLSGIEMILTRFNEQPQLESSEVSFNPYGGRMSEILVSETPFPYRKGTTYNLHYSVSWQEEGTSALDRHMNWIRDFYGFMAPYVTQNPRSAYLNYRDLDIGVNNGGGNSTSYEQASVWGLKYFGVNLERLARVKTAVDPGNFFRDEQSIPVL, via the coding sequence ATGAAGACTccaatttctcttttcttttcactaGTGTCTCTTCTCCCCTTCATTACATTCCCAGCTTCATCTCAAAATCTTGAGAATTTCCTTCAATGCCTTTCCCTCCAATTCCCAAACTCTAGCTCAATCACAAATGTAACCTACACTCAACAAAACTCTTCATATGAATCTGTTTTAGAAGCCGCAATCCGAAACCGACGATTCAACACACCTTCCACTCCCAAACCTATTGTCATTGTCACACCATTGCTAGAATCCCACATTCAAGCCACCATTCATTGCTCCAAGGAGCATGGCATGAACTTCAGGATCCGTAGCGGGGGCCATGACTACGAGGGTCTTTCCTATGTTTCCTCTGAAACCCCATTTGTCATACTCGATTTAGTAAATTTCCGTTCTGTCGAAATCGATGTTGGAAATGGTACTGCTTGGGTTCAATCAGGGGCAACTATCGGCGAACTTTATAATACGATATCCAAGGCAAGTAGCACTCTCGGCTTTACGGCCGGGGTTTGGTCAACCGTGGGCGTTGGTGGGCACTTTAGTGGGGGAGGCTACGGCTGGGTCACACGTAAATATGGCCTTGCTTCTGACAACGTCATTGATGCTCGATTAATCGACGTTAACGGGAGAATCCTCGATCGGAAATCGATGGGGGAAGACCTGTTTTGGGCCATTAGAGGCGGCGGAGGCGCTAGTTTCGGAGTCATCCTAGCATGGAAAATAAACCTAGTCTCTGTTCCAGAAACCGTGACTGTTTTTCGCATACCGAGAACCTTGGAACAAAACGCGACAAGTCTCGTCCATCGGTGGCAATACGTTGCCGATAAGATGGACAAGAATCTAACGGTCAGGATCTTCCTCAGACGAGTGAATTCTAGCCAAGGTGGAAATGGTACAACGGTGGAAGCAGCTTTCACTTCATTGTACCTTGGGGGAATCGATACACTTCTTCCCTTAATGCAACAAAGCTTCCCCGAATTGGGTTTGGTGAGGGAAAATTGTACCGAAATGAGTTGGATCCAATCAGTACTCAACTTCGGAGGTTTTAGTATCAATCAATCAGTCGATGTTTTATTGAACAGATCCTCTGTAGTGGATAACTTGTACTTTAAAGGGAAATCAGATTTCGTGACCGAACCCATTTCGCTAAGCGGTATTGAAATGATATTGACAAGATTCAACGAACAACCGCAGCTGGAATCGTCCGAGGTTAGTTTCAATCCTTATGGGGGAAGAATGAGTGAGATTTTAGTATCCGAAACGCCTTTCCCTTACCGGAAGGGGACTACATACAACCTCCATTATTCGGTGTCGTGGCAGGAAGAAGGCACATCGGCCCTCGATAGGCATATGAATTGGATCCGTGATTTTTACGGGTTTATGGCTCCCTATGTTACCCAGAACCCGAGATCAGCATATCTCAATTATAGAGATCTTGATATTGGAGTCAATAATGGAGGAGGGAACAGTACTAGCTATGAACAAGCAAGTGTTTGGGGTTTGAAGTACTTTGGAGTTAACTTAGAGAGATTGGCACGAGTGAAAACCGCGGTGGATCCGGGTAATTTCTTTAGGGATGAGCAGAGCATTCCGGTTCTGTGA